One region of Termitidicoccus mucosus genomic DNA includes:
- a CDS encoding TonB-dependent receptor produces MNCKPANPRSHAASVSLFDKIALAAKQVGAITRALPALLAFGFIFSVGPQLDAQAASTGFVAGRVFSAKTGNALPGAPVYLDGATAPASTTDSSGSFTITGLAPGEHSLRVTYSDLDSLTKTVIVEAGVAATVEFSLSSSIYMLDAFVVAAEREGQAFAISQQRQSDVMKNVVSADAFGNILDTNAGEILKNIPGIFVNYDGEDVKDFSVRGISPNATTFTTDGNVLANSGLSAIDDYDRAVSLKTFSIAAVETIEVYKVPPPSSPANASGGVVNMITKNAFDQKGRRVSFGLNLNLNTKALDFGSSNAGGAEPSRKWGPGFNFYYSEAFLNNTLGVSFTLNAYENYRYSFELGEFGDTYPSLPSGELPSAGTEGFLNDWLMTERSSRNQYRTASLNLDYKLSRNTSIFLRTSYNDGKELNSHYHRLRIGRVGGSTYDAANSDFDTMDINGYWSMSSMALLAGTL; encoded by the coding sequence ATGAACTGCAAACCTGCCAATCCCCGATCACATGCAGCCTCCGTTTCGCTGTTTGACAAAATCGCACTTGCCGCCAAGCAAGTCGGAGCAATCACACGAGCACTGCCCGCGTTGCTTGCATTCGGGTTCATCTTTTCAGTCGGCCCGCAACTTGATGCCCAAGCGGCATCCACTGGCTTTGTCGCTGGCCGCGTTTTCAGCGCCAAGACCGGTAACGCCCTCCCCGGCGCGCCCGTTTATCTCGATGGCGCGACTGCCCCCGCTTCCACTACCGATTCCAGCGGCTCATTCACCATCACCGGTCTCGCGCCGGGCGAGCATTCGCTGCGCGTCACCTATTCCGACCTCGACAGCCTGACAAAAACCGTGATCGTCGAGGCCGGTGTCGCAGCCACCGTCGAGTTTTCGCTTTCCTCCTCAATCTACATGCTCGATGCCTTTGTCGTCGCCGCCGAGCGCGAGGGACAGGCTTTCGCCATCAGCCAGCAGCGGCAGTCGGACGTGATGAAAAACGTCGTTTCCGCTGATGCATTTGGCAATATCCTCGACACCAATGCCGGTGAAATTCTGAAAAACATCCCCGGCATTTTTGTCAATTATGACGGTGAGGACGTCAAAGACTTTTCTGTGCGCGGCATCAGCCCGAACGCCACCACCTTCACGACCGATGGCAACGTCCTCGCCAACAGCGGCCTCAGCGCAATAGATGATTACGACCGCGCTGTCTCGCTGAAAACATTTTCGATTGCCGCCGTGGAAACAATCGAGGTGTATAAAGTGCCTCCCCCTTCATCCCCGGCCAACGCCAGCGGTGGCGTTGTAAACATGATTACGAAAAACGCGTTCGACCAAAAAGGCCGCCGCGTTTCATTCGGACTCAACCTCAACCTCAATACCAAGGCGCTCGACTTCGGCAGTTCCAATGCCGGTGGCGCCGAGCCGTCCCGCAAATGGGGGCCGGGGTTCAATTTTTATTATTCCGAGGCGTTTTTGAACAACACGCTCGGCGTCTCGTTCACGCTTAATGCCTACGAAAATTACCGCTACAGCTTTGAGCTTGGTGAATTCGGCGACACCTACCCTTCGCTGCCCTCCGGAGAGCTTCCCTCCGCCGGCACGGAGGGTTTCCTCAACGACTGGCTGATGACGGAGCGCAGTTCACGCAATCAATATCGCACCGCCTCGCTCAATCTCGATTACAAACTCTCCCGCAACACCTCCATTTTCCTGCGGACATCATATAATGACGGGAAGGAATTGAACAGCCACTATCATCGCCTGCGCATCGGCAGGGTCGGGGGAAGCACGTATGATGCGGCAAACTCGGATTTTGACACGATGGATATCAACGGCTATTGGTCGATGTCCTCAATGGCGCTCCTCGCAGGGACGTTATAA
- a CDS encoding sensor histidine kinase has product MVARTFALLVFATIVAWCARRMSFRILKRRLRRLEHEHALDRERTRIAHDLHDDLGGHTTQISFVANRLLRQSPTLAQQELLTRLTSLAHQLVEDLHRIIWTVDPQNNSWEDLATYIARYAQRRLAGTGIACIVEGIENIPDLPLTPEVQHHLLAVTKEALNNMQKHSHADRVTIRLSANEGLFRMSINDNGQGFDVAAAVGEDDGNGLRNMHTRMKEIGANIKIESSPGAGAQISVELPFRRDHPPLSQHQ; this is encoded by the coding sequence ATGGTGGCGCGCACCTTCGCCCTGCTCGTTTTTGCCACGATTGTCGCATGGTGCGCGCGCCGCATGTCCTTCCGAATTCTCAAGCGGCGCTTGCGCCGCCTTGAGCACGAACACGCGCTTGATCGCGAGCGCACCCGCATCGCGCACGACCTGCACGACGACCTCGGCGGCCACACCACGCAAATCAGTTTTGTCGCAAACAGGCTTTTGCGACAAAGTCCGACTCTCGCACAACAAGAACTGCTCACGCGCCTCACATCACTCGCGCATCAACTCGTGGAGGACTTGCATCGGATAATCTGGACGGTCGATCCGCAAAACAACTCATGGGAGGATCTGGCGACATATATCGCGCGTTATGCCCAGCGACGGCTTGCGGGCACCGGCATCGCGTGCATCGTTGAGGGTATCGAAAACATACCCGATCTGCCTCTGACACCCGAAGTTCAACATCACCTGCTCGCAGTGACCAAGGAAGCTCTCAACAACATGCAAAAACACTCGCATGCGGATCGTGTCACCATCCGCTTGTCCGCGAACGAAGGGCTGTTCCGTATGTCCATAAACGACAATGGACAGGGCTTTGATGTGGCCGCCGCAGTGGGCGAAGACGACGGCAACGGCCTCCGCAACATGCATACTCGCATGAAAGAGATCGGCGCGAACATTAAAATCGAGAGTTCCCCCGGAGCAGGCGCGCAAATCTCGGTTGAATTGCCGTTCCGGCGCGATCATCCTCCATTAAGCCAACATCAATGA
- a CDS encoding TonB-dependent receptor domain-containing protein — protein sequence MSIGTARRTVSAPITISRSTSTPNYSEFYDPNFLDSSDASRSVIPNWISTQKVTEYFYNNPDMFTRNEADYYTYLARYTRDISESVAAGYFMGSWQIANFNIMAGARYERTEVETSGWSRGIDWSTTPPTLVTGVDVRDQIARGENSYDNWFPNAQLKYEPVANLILRAAYTTSIQRPDMTKLVPSDSLSFNADNQYYTFQRANIALKPQYSTNYDLSVEYYLPNSGVVTAGWFYKEIDDYILQTTGWADNIMPGLLDWFTDYPVWVQTMQNVGTAKMSGYEFSYRQNFKQFKFLPSPLQNLDFYGSFSYAKPEGDIEILNMKRKVLNARLTYRARSWYATVAYYWCDSWLRRNPTSVGSVEEGTFRMGDDGVYVAPSDRWDVSFNWQFSNTWTLSFDWRNILNEKEKYTRYDRAVRHYVGGTTIAVAIKANFH from the coding sequence ATGTCGATTGGAACCGCAAGACGCACAGTCTCCGCTCCGATTACAATCTCAAGATCAACCTCCACGCCAAATTACAGTGAGTTTTATGATCCTAATTTCCTGGATTCCTCGGACGCCTCCCGCTCGGTGATCCCGAACTGGATCAGCACGCAAAAAGTCACGGAATATTTTTATAATAATCCGGACATGTTCACAAGAAACGAAGCCGATTATTACACATATCTGGCCCGTTACACACGCGACATCTCCGAGTCCGTCGCCGCCGGTTATTTCATGGGATCGTGGCAGATAGCCAACTTTAATATAATGGCCGGCGCCCGTTATGAACGCACGGAAGTCGAGACTTCCGGCTGGTCGCGCGGAATTGACTGGAGCACGACGCCGCCGACCCTGGTCACAGGTGTCGATGTTCGCGATCAAATCGCCCGCGGGGAAAATTCCTACGACAATTGGTTTCCAAACGCGCAGTTGAAATATGAGCCGGTTGCGAACCTCATCCTGCGCGCCGCATACACGACGTCGATCCAGCGCCCTGACATGACCAAGCTCGTTCCCTCCGACTCGCTTTCATTTAATGCTGATAATCAGTACTACACCTTCCAGCGGGCCAACATCGCGCTGAAGCCGCAATACAGCACCAATTATGATCTCAGTGTTGAATATTACCTGCCCAACTCCGGCGTGGTGACCGCCGGGTGGTTTTACAAGGAGATCGACGACTACATCCTCCAGACCACGGGCTGGGCGGATAACATAATGCCCGGGCTTCTGGATTGGTTTACTGACTATCCGGTCTGGGTGCAAACCATGCAGAACGTGGGCACCGCCAAGATGAGCGGCTACGAGTTCAGCTATCGCCAGAATTTCAAACAGTTTAAGTTCCTGCCGTCCCCATTGCAGAACCTCGATTTCTACGGTTCGTTCAGCTATGCCAAGCCGGAAGGCGATATCGAAATCCTCAATATGAAGCGCAAGGTGCTGAACGCGCGCCTCACCTATCGCGCGCGCAGTTGGTATGCCACGGTGGCCTACTATTGGTGCGATAGCTGGTTGCGCCGCAATCCGACCAGCGTCGGTTCCGTCGAGGAGGGCACATTCCGCATGGGCGACGACGGTGTTTACGTCGCCCCGAGCGACCGCTGGGATGTCAGTTTCAACTGGCAGTTCTCCAATACTTGGACGCTGTCCTTCGACTGGCGAAACATCCTCAATGAAAAGGAAAAATACACACGCTACGACCGCGCGGTTCGCCATTATGTCGGTGGCACCACTATCGCCGTGGCCATAAAAGCCAACTTCCACTGA
- a CDS encoding polysaccharide lyase family protein, with the protein MTANDPGGGAHGTGADVTLSMQENNVTLSNGIVTATINTSNARVISYLFQGTEMADTNGYIYYSMDGGDMYEGPSNCVYTVTVNTPDMIDISCKAVYANNASQKHAFDIDCHFVLRRGDTGLYSYAVLSHPASYPAASVGEWRMVWKLPYTSTDWIFERIYADETRNGFWGTRTDFLNAESTSIAEIIQFTTGERAGEYDCKYQYSLEYQTAGCWGHASNVNKKGAWFVLGGYDYLNDGPIKNDLAVAEANQLLHFGRNHYNASETIVAAGEEWSKIYGPFLLYCNSTAATENAGDALWADAKAQVQAEIAAWPYAWLTTADYPANAQRGDVKGRIIITDPLKPALSAGTNTWVGLSHLDEGGNWQFESKRYQTWVHPDESGNFVIPSARPGNYTLTVFTDGAVGEYTHPQPVTVTAGGINDLGDVIWNVIHPGERIIWEIGIPNRRADEFRHGDDYWKSFLWEYFHEEFPNPLEYVVGESNWATDWNYAHSGYLVDGVWSQWKWRIRFNLDSLPASGDATLTLAFASIDRGNVRVFVNQESNHFVEVSPDPAGGSSGGNALARLGNHAKYSLIYVTIPVSSLRIGANTITLIQRSTGSAQNHVMYDYINLEMPASVSPLPQGRDLVWRGGNAANAFDNATQNFVTGDNQPATFSDGDSITFDDTGSNSPSVTKSGTLMPANIIFNSTQDYTVEGNGLFSGPMALQKTGNSRLILSSANTYYGGTRINGGIVQAGANGNGGIGWGAVTFNSGTLQLHGYNGSQGATYGELPNTLVVPEGKAGTLLCPPRMAGGGVSGPLTGSGTLTVVIDYVRGILSGDWSLFSGQINVITKPNAPAENQFRISNDYGYGRASIDLGSKVIVQNIQSGDDFIIGIGALSGDATARIQGGPTSGKITTWQVGAKGLSTTYAGSIEDLTGPSALAKIGAGTLTLSGVSTYTGETSIDAGTLIVNGALGTTNVTVRAGATLAGTGTIGGNVQAGNEAILQLSTTNGAGLVISGSATLSGTITIVPVSGLIGDGASLVTGTYNILKTSGGINNAAEFIWAESMASELIATVNVNGNTLKLVLAEAPPPPPAPVISGTLSVSAIVGQSFSYTISATNSPTSYAASGLPAGLSINTVTGVITGVPATAGTTNVEISAINAGGTDTKTLVITLIGQPSVTNASHTSGMIGAAFSLTINTTGGSITSYAATGLPDGLSVNTGTGVISGTPTVAGTYNITISVTNAAGTATFQIVLTIDPKTALTTLAGAANTPGATNGASTAARFDSPNGAAADANGNLYIADTDNNAIRKIATDGAVTTFATGFNAPTAIVIDSAGAALYVADTGNNVIKKIDVATSTVSTLTLTGLAAQLDAPHGLAIDASGNLYVADTGSHTIRKIVTSNGATTILAGTANIQGAANGVGTAARFHMPMGLTINAAGTYLYVADTGNSTIRRITLASVLVETITGLAGDTGSTDGLAADARFNTPQAIAIDATGNLYITDTGNHTIRKIDAATGIVTTIAGTSGSSGSQDGLGGQSTLNSPAGIAIDETGEIYVLDTGSHTVRVLQVGPVITTSPAGQTVTAGASVTLKTEASGAPAPAWQWYKNNAPVASATNATLAFTPSQTTDTGSYHAIATNPMGSAKSNAATLTVNSSGTTTPNPDPGNSGGGGGGGAPSLWQMLSLALLLIVPRRARKS; encoded by the coding sequence ATGACAGCCAATGACCCCGGAGGCGGGGCGCATGGAACAGGCGCGGATGTCACGTTGAGCATGCAAGAAAACAACGTGACTCTCAGCAACGGCATCGTCACGGCAACCATCAACACGTCCAATGCCCGGGTCATATCCTATCTTTTCCAAGGCACTGAAATGGCGGACACAAACGGCTACATATACTACAGCATGGACGGCGGGGACATGTATGAAGGCCCGTCCAACTGCGTCTATACGGTCACCGTAAACACGCCCGACATGATTGATATATCTTGCAAGGCCGTTTATGCGAACAACGCCAGCCAGAAGCACGCCTTTGACATTGATTGCCACTTTGTTCTGCGCCGGGGGGACACCGGATTATACTCGTATGCGGTTTTATCGCATCCAGCGAGTTATCCCGCAGCAAGCGTGGGTGAATGGCGCATGGTCTGGAAGCTGCCCTACACCTCGACTGATTGGATTTTCGAACGTATCTATGCGGACGAAACCCGCAATGGATTCTGGGGCACCCGCACGGATTTTCTTAATGCCGAATCAACAAGCATAGCGGAAATCATCCAATTCACGACAGGCGAGCGCGCTGGCGAATACGACTGCAAATACCAATACTCGCTTGAGTATCAAACCGCCGGCTGCTGGGGCCACGCCAGCAATGTAAACAAAAAGGGCGCATGGTTTGTATTGGGCGGATACGATTACCTCAACGATGGTCCCATAAAGAACGACCTCGCGGTGGCCGAGGCGAATCAGCTCCTGCACTTTGGCAGAAATCATTACAATGCCTCGGAAACCATTGTCGCCGCAGGCGAGGAGTGGTCGAAAATATACGGCCCGTTTTTGCTCTATTGCAATTCCACCGCTGCGACGGAAAACGCAGGTGACGCTCTCTGGGCCGACGCCAAGGCGCAAGTGCAGGCTGAAATCGCCGCATGGCCTTACGCTTGGCTGACAACCGCCGACTATCCCGCAAACGCCCAGCGCGGTGACGTCAAGGGAAGGATCATCATCACCGATCCGCTCAAGCCCGCGCTCTCCGCCGGAACAAACACATGGGTCGGGCTCTCCCACCTCGACGAGGGCGGCAACTGGCAATTTGAATCAAAACGCTACCAGACCTGGGTGCATCCCGATGAAAGCGGAAATTTTGTGATCCCCTCCGCTCGCCCCGGCAATTACACCCTCACTGTGTTCACCGACGGCGCGGTGGGGGAATACACCCATCCGCAACCCGTGACAGTCACCGCCGGCGGAATAAACGATTTGGGCGATGTCATCTGGAACGTCATCCACCCCGGCGAGCGAATTATATGGGAGATCGGCATTCCAAACCGTCGCGCCGACGAGTTCCGGCACGGAGATGACTACTGGAAGTCCTTTTTATGGGAATACTTCCATGAGGAATTCCCGAATCCGCTCGAATATGTTGTCGGAGAAAGCAACTGGGCGACCGATTGGAATTACGCGCACTCCGGTTATCTTGTTGACGGCGTCTGGTCGCAATGGAAATGGCGCATCCGCTTCAATCTCGACAGCCTCCCCGCCAGCGGCGATGCCACGCTTACGCTCGCGTTTGCCAGCATAGATCGCGGCAATGTCCGGGTTTTCGTGAATCAGGAAAGCAACCATTTCGTCGAAGTGTCCCCCGACCCGGCTGGCGGCAGTTCTGGCGGAAACGCGCTCGCCCGCCTTGGCAACCACGCGAAATACAGCCTGATCTATGTCACGATCCCGGTGTCGTCGCTTCGTATCGGCGCGAACACAATCACCCTGATTCAGCGCTCGACTGGTTCGGCCCAAAATCACGTCATGTATGACTATATCAACTTGGAAATGCCTGCCAGCGTTTCACCATTGCCGCAGGGCCGCGATCTGGTGTGGCGCGGCGGAAATGCGGCCAATGCATTCGACAACGCGACGCAAAATTTCGTCACTGGAGACAATCAACCGGCGACATTTTCCGATGGCGACAGCATCACTTTTGACGACACGGGCTCGAATTCGCCGTCCGTGACAAAGAGCGGCACGCTCATGCCGGCCAATATAATTTTCAACTCCACACAAGACTATACAGTCGAAGGCAACGGCTTGTTCAGCGGTCCGATGGCACTCCAAAAAACGGGAAACAGCCGCCTGATATTAAGCAGTGCCAACACCTATTACGGCGGCACCCGAATTAACGGCGGCATTGTGCAAGCGGGAGCAAATGGCAACGGAGGCATTGGCTGGGGGGCGGTTACATTCAACAGCGGCACGTTGCAGTTGCATGGATACAATGGCAGCCAAGGCGCAACCTATGGCGAATTGCCGAATACTCTTGTGGTGCCGGAAGGGAAAGCCGGCACTTTGTTGTGTCCGCCCCGCATGGCGGGAGGCGGCGTGAGCGGCCCGTTGACCGGAAGTGGCACGCTGACCGTGGTGATCGATTATGTGCGCGGGATTTTGAGCGGAGACTGGTCGCTGTTTTCCGGACAAATCAATGTCATCACCAAACCCAACGCCCCGGCGGAAAACCAGTTTCGCATATCAAATGATTACGGCTACGGCAGGGCATCCATCGATCTGGGCTCGAAAGTCATCGTACAAAACATCCAATCGGGCGATGATTTCATCATCGGGATCGGCGCGCTTTCCGGCGATGCCACTGCGCGTATTCAGGGCGGCCCGACCTCTGGAAAGATAACGACGTGGCAAGTCGGGGCAAAGGGGCTTTCCACAACCTACGCTGGTTCTATCGAGGATCTGACCGGCCCGAGCGCGCTTGCCAAAATCGGCGCCGGCACGCTCACGCTCTCCGGCGTCAGCACCTACACGGGTGAGACAAGCATTGATGCCGGAACGCTAATCGTCAACGGCGCTCTGGGAACGACCAATGTAACCGTGCGTGCAGGCGCGACCTTGGCTGGCACCGGCACGATTGGGGGAAACGTGCAGGCGGGGAACGAGGCGATTTTGCAGCTTTCGACAACGAACGGTGCCGGGCTTGTCATCAGCGGCTCTGCCACTCTATCCGGCACAATCACGATCGTGCCCGTTTCCGGTCTTATCGGCGATGGCGCATCACTGGTAACCGGCACGTATAATATTTTGAAAACATCAGGCGGCATAAACAATGCCGCCGAGTTTATTTGGGCCGAATCCATGGCATCGGAGTTGATCGCCACCGTCAATGTGAACGGTAATACTCTGAAGTTGGTGCTCGCCGAAGCGCCGCCCCCACCACCTGCGCCCGTCATCTCGGGCACGCTCTCCGTGAGCGCCATAGTGGGCCAGTCATTCAGCTACACTATCTCAGCGACAAATTCGCCCACGAGCTATGCGGCCTCCGGCCTGCCGGCGGGATTGTCCATCAACACTGTGACAGGCGTAATCACCGGAGTGCCGGCCACAGCGGGCACGACCAATGTCGAAATTTCCGCAATCAATGCCGGCGGCACCGACACGAAGACGCTCGTCATCACGCTCATCGGGCAACCGTCCGTCACCAACGCCAGCCACACCTCCGGCATGATCGGCGCGGCATTCTCCCTGACGATAAACACAACCGGCGGCTCGATCACATCCTACGCCGCCACCGGACTTCCCGACGGACTCTCCGTAAACACGGGCACCGGCGTCATAAGCGGCACGCCCACCGTTGCGGGCACATATAACATCACGATTTCGGTGACAAACGCCGCAGGCACGGCGACATTCCAGATTGTCCTCACGATTGATCCCAAAACCGCGCTCACCACGCTCGCAGGCGCGGCAAACACACCCGGCGCAACCAACGGCGCAAGCACCGCCGCCCGCTTCGACTCACCAAACGGAGCCGCCGCCGATGCCAACGGCAACCTCTACATCGCCGACACCGACAATAACGCCATCCGCAAAATCGCAACAGACGGCGCCGTCACCACCTTCGCGACCGGATTCAACGCACCCACCGCCATCGTCATCGACTCTGCGGGCGCGGCGCTCTACGTCGCCGACACGGGTAACAACGTCATCAAGAAAATCGATGTCGCCACGAGCACCGTCAGCACACTCACCCTCACCGGCCTCGCCGCGCAACTCGACGCACCGCACGGACTCGCCATCGACGCATCGGGCAACCTCTACGTTGCCGACACCGGCAGTCACACCATCCGCAAAATCGTCACCTCCAACGGAGCCACCACAATCCTCGCTGGAACAGCCAATATCCAAGGTGCCGCCAATGGTGTTGGCACCGCCGCTCGTTTCCACATGCCGATGGGCCTGACTATCAATGCCGCCGGCACATACCTCTACGTCGCGGACACCGGCAACAGCACCATCCGCCGCATCACACTCGCCAGCGTTCTCGTCGAGACAATCACCGGACTGGCCGGCGACACCGGCTCCACCGACGGGCTCGCCGCCGACGCGCGCTTCAACACCCCGCAGGCCATCGCCATCGACGCCACGGGCAATCTCTACATCACCGACACCGGCAACCATACCATCCGCAAAATCGACGCCGCCACGGGCATCGTCACCACGATTGCCGGAACCTCAGGCAGCAGCGGCTCGCAAGACGGCCTCGGCGGTCAAAGCACGCTCAACTCCCCCGCCGGCATCGCCATCGACGAGACCGGCGAAATCTACGTGCTTGATACCGGCAGCCACACCGTGCGCGTCCTGCAAGTCGGCCCTGTCATCACGACATCGCCCGCCGGTCAAACCGTGACAGCCGGAGCCAGCGTCACACTCAAGACCGAAGCATCCGGAGCGCCCGCGCCCGCTTGGCAGTGGTATAAAAACAACGCCCCCGTCGCGAGCGCGACCAATGCCACGCTCGCCTTCACCCCGTCGCAAACCACCGACACCGGCAGCTACCACGCCATCGCCACAAACCCGATGGGCTCCGCCAAGAGTAATGCCGCCACGCTCACCGTAAACAGCAGCGGCACCACCACACCGAATCCCGACCCCGGCAACTCCGGAGGCGGCGGCGGGGGCGGCGCGCCCAGTCTGTGGCAGATGCTCTCGCTCGCTCTGCTGCTCATCGTGCCACGCCGCGCGCGCAAATCCTGA
- a CDS encoding response regulator transcription factor — protein MSIKVAVVEDNADIARDIAQIITETPDFELCCVCRNVQSALKRIPPLMPDVVIMDINLPDGSGIQATEKIKRIIPHTEVMILTIYENTEEIFKALKAGANGYLLKRSSGEEIVTAIRDLMNGEGPMTGEIARKVMQLFRKPDVAAQTDALKEKLTPREIEILQLLSKGHTSKDIAREISLSAFTVRTHLRNIYEKLRVHTRTEAVVKFLKGD, from the coding sequence ATGTCCATCAAGGTAGCAGTTGTTGAAGACAATGCAGACATCGCCCGCGACATCGCCCAAATCATAACGGAAACGCCTGATTTTGAGCTGTGTTGCGTATGCCGAAACGTGCAAAGCGCCCTCAAGCGGATTCCGCCGCTCATGCCCGACGTTGTCATCATGGACATCAACCTCCCCGACGGCTCCGGCATACAGGCCACCGAAAAAATCAAGCGCATCATTCCGCACACCGAGGTAATGATTCTTACGATTTACGAAAACACCGAGGAAATATTCAAGGCGCTCAAGGCGGGGGCCAACGGCTATCTGCTCAAACGCTCCAGTGGCGAGGAAATCGTCACCGCAATACGCGATCTCATGAACGGCGAAGGGCCCATGACGGGAGAAATCGCACGCAAAGTCATGCAGTTGTTTCGCAAGCCTGACGTGGCCGCGCAAACCGATGCCCTGAAGGAAAAGCTCACCCCGCGCGAAATCGAAATTCTGCAACTCCTATCAAAGGGGCACACCTCGAAGGACATCGCCCGTGAGATTTCCCTCAGCGCCTTCACCGTGCGCACACATTTGAGGAACATTTATGAAAAACTCCGCGTGCATACTCGCACCGAGGCCGTCGTGAAGTTCCTCAAGGGAGACTGA